In Nicotiana tabacum cultivar K326 chromosome 21, ASM71507v2, whole genome shotgun sequence, one DNA window encodes the following:
- the LOC107829791 gene encoding 14-3-3-like protein E isoform X1, with the protein MAESTREENVYMAKLAEQAERYEEMVEFMEKVAKTVDVEELTVEERNLLSVAYKNVIGARRASWRIISSIEQKEESRGNEDHVSSIKEYRGKIEAELSKICDGILNLLESHLIPVASTAESKVFYLKMKGDYHRYLAEFKTGAERKEAAENTLLAYKSAQDIALAELAPTHPIRLGLALNFSVFYYEILNSSDRACNLAKQAFDDAIAELDTLGEESYKDSTLIMQLLRDNLTLWTSDTTVSLSLSQKYTPTNADAPTNNTVHTSKSFLGSA; encoded by the exons ATGGCCGAGTCAACACGTGAAGAAAATGTGTACATGGccaagctggctgagcaggctGAGCGGTATGAAGAAATGGTTGAGTTTATGGAGAAGGTCGCAAAGACAGTAGATGTTGAAGAACTGACCGTGGAGGAAAGGAATCTTCTTTCTGTGGCTTACAAGAATGTGATTGGTGCAAGAAGGGCTTCATGGAGGATAATCTCTTCAATTGAGCAGAAAGAGGAAAGCCGTGGAAATGAAGACCATGTTAGCAGCATTAAAGAATACAGAGGCAAAATTGAGGCTGAACTCAGCAAGATATGTGATGGGATTTTGAACCTCCTTGAGTCCCATTTAATACCAGTTGCCTCAACAGCCGAGTCTAAAGTGTTTTACTTGAAGATGAAAGGTGATTATCACAGGTACTTGGCTGAGTTTAAGACAGGGGCAGAAAGGAAAGAAGCCGCAGAGAACACTTTATTAGCCTACAAGTCTGCTCAG GATATTGCTTTGGCTGAACTAGCTCCTACTCACCCAATCAGGCTGGGACTTGCCCTTAACTTTTCAGTGTTCTATTATGAAATTCTCAACTCGTCGGATCGTGCTTGTAACCTTGCAAAGCAG GCCTTTGACGATGCCATCGCGGAGCTGGATACTCTGGGTGAGGAATCTTACAAGGACAGTACATTGATTATGCAACTTCTCCGAGACAATCTTACACTTTGGACTTCTGATACCacggtctctctctctctctctcagaaATACACACCCACCAATGCAGATGCACCCACCAACAATACCGTGCACACGAGCAAAAGTTTTTTGGGAAGTGCATGA
- the LOC107829791 gene encoding 14-3-3-like protein E, protein MAESTREENVYMAKLAEQAERYEEMVEFMEKVAKTVDVEELTVEERNLLSVAYKNVIGARRASWRIISSIEQKEESRGNEDHVSSIKEYRGKIEAELSKICDGILNLLESHLIPVASTAESKVFYLKMKGDYHRYLAEFKTGAERKEAAENTLLAYKSAQDIALAELAPTHPIRLGLALNFSVFYYEILNSSDRACNLAKQAFDDAIAELDTLGEESYKDSTLIMQLLRDNLTLWTSDTTDDAGDEIKEASKRESGEGEQ, encoded by the exons ATGGCCGAGTCAACACGTGAAGAAAATGTGTACATGGccaagctggctgagcaggctGAGCGGTATGAAGAAATGGTTGAGTTTATGGAGAAGGTCGCAAAGACAGTAGATGTTGAAGAACTGACCGTGGAGGAAAGGAATCTTCTTTCTGTGGCTTACAAGAATGTGATTGGTGCAAGAAGGGCTTCATGGAGGATAATCTCTTCAATTGAGCAGAAAGAGGAAAGCCGTGGAAATGAAGACCATGTTAGCAGCATTAAAGAATACAGAGGCAAAATTGAGGCTGAACTCAGCAAGATATGTGATGGGATTTTGAACCTCCTTGAGTCCCATTTAATACCAGTTGCCTCAACAGCCGAGTCTAAAGTGTTTTACTTGAAGATGAAAGGTGATTATCACAGGTACTTGGCTGAGTTTAAGACAGGGGCAGAAAGGAAAGAAGCCGCAGAGAACACTTTATTAGCCTACAAGTCTGCTCAG GATATTGCTTTGGCTGAACTAGCTCCTACTCACCCAATCAGGCTGGGACTTGCCCTTAACTTTTCAGTGTTCTATTATGAAATTCTCAACTCGTCGGATCGTGCTTGTAACCTTGCAAAGCAG GCCTTTGACGATGCCATCGCGGAGCTGGATACTCTGGGTGAGGAATCTTACAAGGACAGTACATTGATTATGCAACTTCTCCGAGACAATCTTACACTTTGGACTTCTGATACCacg GATGATGCCGGGGATGAGATCAAGGAAGCTTCAAAACGCGAATCAGGCGAAGGAGAGCAGTAA